AAAATGGAATCATCATTCTGAAATTGCGGAAGGCTATAGAGCAATCGTATTCCAACATGAATGCGATCATCTAGATGGAGTTCTCTATGTGGATAGACTCAAAGACTCAAAACTATTTGGTTATACGGATGTGATTGATACGCATGGCAATGAACTTGACTAAAAACAAATAAGATTTACCTACACGAGAAAGCTAAGGCGTAAAGAAAAGAGATTGCCAATAAACTCAAAAATCTCTGCAAACTTGCAACCTCTACGATTAAACTTTTCTTAGTCTTTCCTTTAAATGAAAATATATATACAAACTTTATTCCTATTTTTCTTTTCCATTTCTTTGTTGGCAACTGATGAGGATAATCAGGATAAACCCTCCTACCATAAAGGAAAAATTCTAACCGATATTGGTTTTGCTAATCTTAGCTCTGAAGTTTCTTCGCGTTCAAATCCGAATACGTTTACTTCCCTCTACTTTTTATATGATGTAAGGCCATTACTGCTTTCCTCGAATACCCAAAGCGTTGAACTCGGATTGTATAAATATGCAAGTTATAGTAAGCCTGAGATTGAAAATTACAATTCCAGACTAGGTGTAGAATATGCCATCTTCGATTGGTTGGGAATTGGTGCATCGGTTTCCGCGACGCGTGTCAGAATTACTAAGATTACTCCCGGTAGTTATCTTACTGCAACGTCTAGTTTTTTTCTGCCAACTTCTCCAAATGGCAAGCCTCCTACAATCAGTGATTATTTTAGTTTTAGCAGACAGGAATTTAGAATTAACTTCGCTACCATTGACTTAGAGGCAAGTTTACATTATCCTTATAAAATCTTCGATCCATACTTTAGATTCGGGTATGGGGCTACACCCGGTTATCCCGGTGTTTATAAGACTTCTATTGTAGGTGGACTTAGAATATTTTGGGAGAATTCTTATTTCCAAACAGAATACATTCAAGATTTTCTGTATGGTATTCGAATTCAGCAGACTGATTATTTACTGGAACGAGGATTTCGACTTGGTATTGGCTATTCCTGGTTTTAAAAATATTTAGGGATTGGTTTTCCTTTGTTAAAAAAGATATTGACTTGTAAGTCTACCTAGCACAGGTTTTTTAGGTAAAGGTTTTAAATCGAGAAAGCTCTAGGGTTTAATGCTGAGGATTTTTGAATGAAGTTAGTAATTGATAAAGAAAAATTAAAGAGTATTCAAGATGAAAAAGCCACGGAGAAAAAATACACACTCCTGCTCGTTGACGATGAACCTGCCAATATTGAAGCTCTCACAATGATCTTGGAAGACACCTACAATATTATAAAAGCCTACACAGGCGATGAAGCACTTGCTTTTATTAAGGAAGACCCTAATCCTTCTAGAATTCATTTGATTATCTCTGATCAGAGAATGCCCGGTATGAGTGGCGTTGAATTTTTAAAGCAGACAATCGCCATTATCCCCAGATCCATTCGAATGATACTCACCGGCTTTACTGATATCAATGACATCATTGATTCCATCAATGAAGGAAAGGTCTATAAATTTCTTACAAAGCCTATTGAGCCGAAAGATTTGATTATCTCTATCCAAAGAGCTTTAGAAGCATATGAGTTAGAAAAACAAAATATCATCTTAATTGAGCAACTAAAAGAGATGAATGAAAACTTAGAAAAATTAGTTCAGGAAAGAACTGAACAATTACAAGAGTCTCTAACTATTTTACAAAAACAAAAAGAAGAACTAGAATATCTTTCCAATTTTCAAGACACACTCGTCAATGAGTTGGAAGTATTGTCTATTACAGATCCTCTGACCGGCCTGGCTAATCGTCGTTGGCTTGAATCATTTGCTAAAGAAGAGTGCGAAAAAGCATTTCGTAAAAAAGATGAAATTTCCGTAATCATGTTAGACATTGATCATTTTAAACGGTATAATGATTTTTATGGACATGCAATGGGAGACAAATGCATTAAGACTGTTGCTGAGATCATCAAGAAAAGTATTCGTCCTAAGACCGACCTAGCCGCTCGCTATGGTGGAGAAGAGTTCTGTTGCGTTCTAACTAAGACTGGATTAGAGGAAGCATGGAAAATTGCTGAATCTATGATACAAGGTCTAAAAGCCGAAGCTATTCCACACGAAAAATCCGACACTTCAAGCATGGTAACCATTAGTCTTGGGGTTTATTCTGCTTTGCCTACAGATGAAGGCGCTTGGAAAGAATTGATTTTACGAGCGGATGATTACCTATACAAAGCAAAAACAAATGGTCGCAATCAAGTATGGTATAAAGAATAAGTTTACCACTTAGCAACGCCGTGAAACAACAAATCAAGCAGTTTTCTAACAAGATTTTAATTTATGAAGAAGAACCGTCAGTTAGAAATAAAATCATTCATACCCTAACGGCTAAAGGATATTTTCCTGAAAAAGTTGAAACAGTCACAGACATACTTCTAATTCTAAAAAACGATATTCCCTGTTTATTAATTCTTGATTTATCGGGGAGCGAAATTCTTTCTTTCTTAGAAAAGAATGATTTATCGAATGAACTACCAATTCTTTTTTTATGTAAAGAATTTGATCTAATCAACAGTAAGGAATTTCCTGAAAGAGTTACGGATACTATACATAAGCCGATTAGAGCCAAAGAGCTTTTATATAGAGTTAAGAACCTAATAAACCTTAACCATACGTTCCATGACCTAAGGAAAGAGAAACTTGAATTGGAAATAGATATGAAAGTTCAGAGATTAATTGAATCAGAACTCCTTGAAAAAGAAAATCGTCTCGCTACAATTCTAGATAGTGTAGAGGCATTTATTTATATTAAAGATACACATTATCGATACCAATATGCAAATAAAAAGGTTTGCGATTTATTTCATCAGTCGCTTGAAGATATTATCAATAAGGATGATTATGAATTTTTTGATAGTGAAACGGCGACTAATCTACGACAGAATGATCGAAGAATCATTGATTACGGAGAGAGAATTGAGGAGGAGGAAATAAATACAGGAAAGAATGGTTTAATTACTAACGCATTTCTTTCTGTGAAACTTCCATTATATAAAGAAGACGGAACCGTCTATGCGTTAAGCGGCATATCAACAGAAATCACAAAGCATAAGCAGGCTGAAGATAAACTAAAGCGTGCTTTAGCTCAGTTAGAGGAACAACATACACAATTAAAGTCTACACAAGCTCAATTAGTGCAAGCAGAAAAGATGGCAGGGCTTGGAACGTTAGTCGCCGGTGTAGCACATGAAGTAAACAATCCAACAAATTATATTTTCTTAAGCTCTAAGGCATTGGAGCGAGATTTGATTACATTTAAAGAAGAAGTGATTCAATTGATGGTGGGTAGTGAATCGAATGTAATCAAATACTTTGAGGATAACTTCAATAAGTTTCAAAGGTCACTATCAAACATTCTCGAAGGTGGTGAGCGGATAAGAATGATTGTCCAGGACTTGCGATCTTTTTCTAGACTCGATGAGGCAGAGAAGAAACACGCAAGTATATATGAAATATTGGATTCCACTCTAAGAATTGTTAAGATTCAGTATAAAAAAGAAATCAAGATAAATATGGAGTCTTTCATTGATAAAAGTATTGAGTGTTATCCGGCGCAACTAGGACAAGTCTTTCTGAACGTTTTAATTAATTCCTGTCAGGCGATTTTGCAAAAAAAGAAAGATGTTAATGAGGTATTTGCTGGAAGAATAAAAATATCTGTTCAAAGTAATTATGATACAATAGAAGTAATCTTTGACGATAATGGCTGTGGTATGTCGGATGACGTTCGAAAGAAAATCTTTGAGCCTTTCTTTACGACTAAGCTTATTGGTCAGGGAACAGGACTTGGTATGTCAATTTCTTATGGCATTATTCAAAAACACAATGGACAAATCACTGTAGAATCAGAAGTAAATGAGGGCACAAAGATTATGATCAGATTACCGATAGGCGGAATATAGTTAAATCTGTTTGAGTGAGGAAACTGTAATCGAAGTATTATTTAATTTTCTAGCTAGAATTCTAGAAAGATAAACTCCATACATTGGGTATTTTCGAATTGTATCAATCCAATCTCTAGCAGAAATAAAAATTACTTGTGAAATAGTTTTGGCTTTAACCGTAGCGGTTCGTCTGTGTCTTAATAAGAATGCCATTTCTCCAATGAAAACATCACTACTATCGAGGATACTAACGATTTTCCCATCAATCCATGCTTCGAATTCTCCCTTTACGATGAAATAGAGTCCATCGCTTTTGTCTCCTTTTTGAAATAGAAAATCTCCGGCAGATAATTCGATTACCTTATGATTTTCTAGTCCTTGCGGCAATTTAGAGTTAGTTGCATCATAGGAGATTTCTAGGGTAACTTTATTTCCGGGTTCATGGTAAGTGATTGAGTCGATAAAACATTTTGTCATTAGAATACCACGACCACTATAGCCTTTGACTTCTAAGAGATTAGCATTTAGAAAGGATTTGAAATCAAAGCCTTTGCCCTTATCTGTAATCGTGATTGAAATCTTAGTCTCTAAAAGTTCGTATTCCAAAGTGACAATGCGGCTGGCTATCTTTGGGTCTTTCTTTTTTAATTCTACTAGCTCACGCATTTTGCGATCGTCTAGCATCCATTCTTTTTTTTCATCGGTTGTAATTTCACAATTTCCATGTTCAATGGCGTTTATGAGCATTTCATTTAAAGCGAATATAACGCCGTATTTCTTCTGAGTCTGAATAAGTCCTCTGTTTGCGAGGTTACTTGCGATTAGCTCCGCATAAGCTTTCACGTCATCAATTTCAGATTGGATTACAAACAATCCTTTGGTTCCAATGTCCTGGATGATACCGGCTCTGAATAGGAGATTTTCGTTTCGCATGAGAACAGAAAGTATCTTTGGCATCTGGGTTAAAATTTCAAAGGGAGAAAAAATGTAAAAGAAAGGAAAGTCGATTGCGCCTAATTCTGATTTGTCTTCCTTGATTCCAAATATGCCAGTATTACTGAGCCAATGATCGTGAGCAATCGTATGAAAAATCTTGGGAGTAGAAAAATCTATATCATCCAAATCAAAGATAGCAAACTGAGGCATGATGTATTCTAAAAAATGAAGGGTCTCACCCGGCTCTTTGCTAACTACAAATTCAAAGTCTAGGAAAATATTTTCCGTCAGAGACTTTTCTATACTAGCTCCCAGCTCTTCGTTCTTAGAAAAAAATACTATCATCATGGATTTGATACCTGGTTCAATATGAAAAGCAAACCAAACTAATACAAGGATTTTTTTAATAAAGATTTACTGCTGTCTTGTATAGCTTGGCTAAAGAGCGATAAGTGGCAATGTCATTAAGATAAGGATTTTTCACCGCGAAGGGCGCGAAGATCACGAAGGGATTTATCAATGAATCCTGTCCTTTCTTCGCGTTTTTCCTCTCTTCGCTTAGTAGCTCACCAACAGCCGAGCTATGTGGTTAATTCTTTTTCTTTATAAGAACTTTACAAAATAATGCTTACTATTTAAGTAGTATATATACAAAGGAGTAAAAGATGAATCAGACGATCACAATGCCGGACAATTGGAATCTTATTTTTAGAGATGAGCTTTTACTCGGAGAAGGCTTTTTTAGCACAAGCTTTGAAGACACAGAAGGATTTTTTGAAATCAATGTAAATTATGTTCCTTCTTTAGAAAAATACTACATCGAGAATGTACAACTAAGAGGAACGAAGGAAATTTTAAAGAATAAGAATTATTCTACCTTTGCGGCTAATGAGAAGGATGCGATGCTTCGAGCAAAAGAAATGGCGAGTTTTATAAACCAATTCATTTTAAAACCATCAGTCGCAAACCTATTAAAGCAAATTCCTCTTCATATCATTTCTATCGACGATGACTTTCATTTTTTAGGCAAACAACAAAATACTACTCCTGCAAATAATCCGAATTACGAAGAGTCGTTATTTATGTTGGGGTAGGGCTGTGGGATTGTAAAAAAAGACTCTGTAAATCGACATGGCTCATACCTCGCCTATTTCTTTCACTAAAAAATGTTCTCTAGGAATTTGAATTAATTCTGTTATGTCAGTTCTTTTACAGTAAGTATGCATTGTCTATAAATCTAACTTACTGTTCGCAATATTCTTATGTGTTGTATCAAAGATACTCAAAATGACAAATTCAGTATCTTTGATAGTATCCTTAATATTATACTTGATAGCATTTTTGATGTATGGTCTACCAATCCTCCGGTCCATGTTAAGCTGTCCCTGTCTAAGAACGAAAAGAAGGCAAACTGCTGTATGCCACTGGAAATATTAAATCGGCTTTGTGTTTGGTTTGGACTTTATGTAGCCCGACATCGAATTCTGAACTTTGCAGTATTGGAAAGTCTTTCCGCGACAAGAACAACTGCTTTTTTAGCTCTAATCCTTACCGTTGTAACAAAACTGTTTCCCGATTATTTTTATGTAATTTTGTTTCTCTGCATTGGAATATTTCTATTTGCAAGTCGTGATAAAAAAAATATCGGATAGAAAATCGATCCGCGTTTATTTGTTTGAATTTGCTTCCTTCGAGTGGTAATCTTTAAGAGGTTTCCACTAGCTTGAAGTTTGCGGCCAAGTCCCTTGTTGGCACATTCGTAATCTATCCCCTTCCTAGCTTGCTCTAACCCTAGGTTTTCTTTTTAGCAAAAGCTACCAAATATGTATTTCTTTTTAAAAATAGATTCCGATAATGGTATTAAAATCTAACATAGGTGAACTAATCATGAAACCATTTTTATCGACAATTCTTATTGCATATCTATTTACGTCTGGTCTTTTTGCAGCGGACAGAATTCAACAAGAGAATTCTAAAGTAATTGATGAATTTGCAAAAACAGAAGAATATATTAAAAACAGAAAGATTTCTAAAGAGTATAGAAAAAAGACCTTAGAAAAGAATCTGACCAATGCAATCAAGTATACAATGCATAAAAAATTCCCTGATTACCAATCTAAAATCAAAGACTTGAAAGCAGATGCTCTTAAGTTTGAGCAAGAGAAAGGAACTTTCAATTACTACCTAAATTACAAAGAGTATTATATATTTTACAACTTTGCCGTTGACCCAGAAGTTTACCTCCAATTGCCAATTGATGAGAAAATGTATATTAAGTTAGGCGATCAAGACAAAGAAACAGCAGCTACTGCTCCTCCTGAGCCTGCTAAGAATGCAAATACACAAGGACCAAATAAGCCATTGGGAGAGCCGAAGTAACCTATTTTGATTTCTAATAAATCGAAAGAATTTGACCTAGCTATCTCTTCTGTTTTGAGTGCAGGAAAGATAGTTAGAGAAATCTATAATTCCAGTTTCTCCGTAAGCTGGAAAGCAAAAGATGATCCTCTCACTGAAGCAGATATTCAGGCAAACAAAGAAATAATCTCTCAAATTCAAAACCAATTTCCTTCTGATGGAATTCTCTCCGAGGAGATAACGGATAACAAAGCCCGTCTTGAAAAGAGCCGAGTCTGGATAATAGATCCAATTGATGGAACCAGAGAGTTTGTCGCAAAGAATCCTGAATTCTCCATTAGCTTAGGACTTGCTATTGACGGCAAACCAGTATTAGGCGTAGTTTTTAATCCAATCACAAGAGAATTAATGAGCGGAATAGTAGGGGAAGGTGTTTCTTGTAATATTGTAGGAGAAGACTTGGAGTTAGATATTTCTCAGATTCAACTGAGTAAGATTCACTTTGCGGAGAATGTGGATAAACCTTCCGTTTATGTATCTCGTTCTGAATTTTATAAATACAAACTATTTGATACGAATCCCTATTGGAATGATAATTTCATTTTAAAACCAATAGGTTCTATTGCGTATAAGCTTGCCTTAACCGCTGCTGGTCTAGGAGATCTAAGTCTATCGCTTAAACCTAAGAGTGAATGGGATATCTGTGCGGGCATTGCTCTAATTCTTGCCGCGGGTGGAATGGTAATCGACTTAAAGAATCAAACAGATATACCGTTTAACGCATTACTACCCCGTATCAATGGTATATTAGGTGGAAATCCATTCTTAGTAAAACGTTTAATTGAAAGTGACGGCAAATTTTTTAAAGACTCTTTAGTTGATTGGAATTGAGTAATCCCTGTCTTTAAAAGCTTACTTTTCATTTTTCGTTTCTATCAAGGAAACAGAGTAATCAATCTTATCAATTTCCATTAAAAAGAAACTGCAAATACTCGGAATTATTTTACCATGCCTATCTTTAAAATTTAATTCAATATTATTTAGTATTCTATCTTTTATATATTTTGGGATATGCTTTTCTCTGGCGGATGGGTCTTCCCATAAATTTAAGTCTAACGATGTTTTGCCTATGATGTCTTCTTTCTTCAAGTCAAACAGTATTTCAAACTTTTTATTTACGTCTACAATCTCGCTCGTTGCTATTTTTGTAATGGAGATTGCGATTGGTGATAACTGAAATATTTTGTAGAATTTCTCTTCACTGATTTGAAGTGCGGTTTCTTTTTGTCGTTCTTTTATTTTAGCTTCGAATAATTTAAACGCCATTTTTATTGATGCGTCTAATACCGTAATGCCGCTATGTTTTACAACATAACCGTAAGAGGTAATTCTTTCAGTCTTTTCTACAATCTCAGGTTCAGTGTGACTTGATAAGAACAGTAAGGGTATATCTGCATCTTTTAAAATCAATTCTGCGGCTACTGTCCCGTCTATCCCGTTTCCTAAATCAATATCCATTAGAACAAGATCAAATTCTTCTTTCTCTAATTGAATTAAATCAACAGCAGACTCACCGGAAAAAACATGCGTTACATGATAGCCAAATTGAATTAACTGTTTCTTCTGTATGTATGCTAGAATTTCTTCATCTTCTACGAGAAGTATTTTTTTATTCGATTTAGTCATTGCATTTCTTTTAAGAATTCAATCCATTCTAAAGAATCCCTCGACTTAATGAAAGCAAAAAAGGTCGATAGTATTTTTTTAATTAATTAAACGAATATAAGATTATATTCATAAAGGCGGATAAACCATATAATTTAAAATTCACAATTCAACATTCATAATTACAAAGGCTTTTGCGAGAAAAGATATTAATAATCCTAATCCGAAAAAGAACCCCATGGGTATTGGCATATTACGAATAGCCTCTCCTTTCTTGCGAGAGAGAAATGCCCAGCTAACCGCTAAGATATAAGAAGAATTTAGAAAGATCATCCAATAGGGATGACCACATAGAAAAGCAAAAGCGGGGGCAAAGATTACATCCCCGAGACCAATTCCTTTTGGATAGATGAGCCAGAGAAGAATATAAAAAGCAATAAATCCGCCTAGCACAGCATAATCAAATAGATCAGGTAGCTCGTTGTAGAATAGGTAATTTGCAGTGACACCAAAGAAAATGATAAATGGCAAATTCTCGTAATCCAACGAAAACTTATTATAATCCGTTATCATTGATACTAAGACATGACCGAAGAAAGGAAGTAGCAGAAAGGAAAATAGTAAATTGCCGCTCGCATAGAAGAATAAACAAAATAAGAGCCCAAATATAAATTCAATCCAGGGATAATGAGGAGATATCTCTACTCCACAGGCTTTGCATTTACCAGAAGTGAATAAGTAACCGAGAATTGGTGTTAGATGAATTGCTTTTACATTTGTATTGCAATTCTCACATGCACTAGGCTTTGTAAAAATAATCTTCCACTTTTCTCTGAATGTATATTTCTTTCTAAGTGGACTGTAAAAATATTTTAGAATTCTTTCTCCGAGAGTTGTGTAGAAACTAGCAAAGCAAGCCGCAATAATAAAACCATAAAAGTAAAAAAGAAATTTTATACTAAGCAAGTTCTTGAAGAGCTTTCATTCCCAATGCTAATTTTTCTCTTGTATTGGCAAAGCTGATTCTAATATAACTATGGCTCTCATTAAAGATAAATCCCGGAACTACAATTAATTTCTTTTCTAGAACCGCTCGCTTTACAAAGTCTTCATCGTTTCCTTTTACCTTTAAAAAGAAATAGAATGCCCCACCACTTTTATCTACAGGATAATAGTCCTTAAGCGATTCGTATACAAAATCTCGATTTGACTTGTATTCACTGATATAAGAGCTCATATCAGTTTTTAATGCTTCAATTCCAGCCCATTGTGTGACAGAGGGAGCGCATACGATAGTATATTGCTGAAGAGTGGTTAATACCTTGATGACTTCTTCGCTAGCCAGAATAGAAGCAAGTCTGAGTCCAGTCATGCTATATGTCTTTGAAAAACCAGAAAGAGTAATCGCCTTTTCGTAGAAAGAACCAACGGATAAAAACTTTTTGTCATAATCAAACAATTCATAGATTTCATCGGATATAAGATAAGCATCATTAGCCTCTGCAAGCTCAGCTAGAAGTTCGAGTTGCTCTTTTGACATCACATATCCTGTTGGATTTGATGGATTAGAATAGATGATGAGTTTTAGATTTTGAAATTTTAATTTCTTTGTGTCTTCTTTTGTGAATTTTTCATCTAGAGTGTGTGTCTTCGCACCATGAAATTTTAACATGGATGGATACATTAAGAAGTAGGGTGAGATGATCAAGCATTCATCTCCTTCATTTACTAGAGCAGAGAATAATAGTAATAAGGCGGAGCTAATCCCTGATGTAACAAGCAGTCTAGAAGGGGTTGCATACTTGATATGATTTACGGTTTCGTATTTTTTTACGAGCGCTTCTTTTAGTTCAGGGATTCCCGCTGTTAATGTGTAAGCAGTCTTACCATCAGTAGCCGCCTTATTCATAGCTGCTATAATATTGGGTGGACAAGGAAAATGCGGCTGTCCGATAGAAAGGTTGATTGGATTTTCTAAAGTTGCCGCTAATTCAAATGCTTTACGAATAGGAGATGTGTCTAATCCACTTACGTGGGTTGAAAATGTTTTCATGTAAAAGTCTACTTATTGTTAATGATTCTTGCTGTTTTCTTAGGATTGTCTATTAATTCGATTACGCCATTTTCATAACGGTATGTGACTGGTGAAAAGGTAAGAACAGAGTCAAAAGTAAATGTTACTTGTTCGCCATTATCCTGAACATCTGGAATATCATTGCAATTGCCTATTTCGGGGAATGTTTTAAACTTTCCATCTGCGTTGAGGGTAATCACAAGAAACTTTGCAGGACATTCTGAGTTGTCATCAAAAGATTCTACTGTAAATAAAAACATATCAGTTGAGGCAAGTTGAATGATTTGATTGAGTTGGACTAATTGAAGGTTTGCCGATTCGTATACATCGTCATTTTTAAAAATAATTCGTTTTACTAATTTTCCGTCTATGATCTGATCGAACATTTTAAATTCACCAAAGCGAGAAGAGATTAGTTCGAATTCGTCTGGAATAAATTTTTTACGGCAGCCATCTATAAAGAGACCTGTTGCTAATATTAAAAATAAACTTATTAAATATCTATGATAACGTTTCATAAAATCCTCTTTATTTATGTCCAATTAATACTTTCTAAAATATGAATTACTTTCTCATAATAATATTGAATCGTAGAAAAGGCAAATCATTTTCCCTGTATACATTATATTTCGACTCATTTAAACCTGAATATTAAACACCTCCTTTATTATTTTTACTTCTAGATTTAATTCTTGATAGTCAATATAATAATGGCTTTACTAGAGTTTATGAAAATAATACTTGATTCAAGTGGAAGTAAAAACATTTTCCTCTAGTGTAAAATTTGAATAGGACGATTGAAATGAGCAAAAACCGTTTTGAAACAAAAGCACTCCATACTGTTGTGAAGAAAAAAACTGATTCTAAATTTGATATATCTACTTCTTATACCGAAATGCGCTTTCCTGTTTTCTCCGAAACAGAAATACAAAAAGAGACTTATGAGTCTTACTCGGAAGCTAATAGCCTTTTTCCCAACCAAAATCTATTGCAACGGTTTTGCGAGATTGAGAATTTTCAAGATGGAATTTTTTGTTCTTCTGGTAATATTGCAATTTATCAAACGATACTAGCATTAACGAATAGGGGAGATCATATTTTAATTTCTAAAACTTGTTCTCCACTGATTTTAAAGATAGTTACAAATCTTAAAGAAAAAATGGGAATCAAATTTTCATTCCTAGATTTATCTAAACCCCAAAAGTGGAAATCGCAAATCAATCAGAAGACAAGACTTTTGTTTATAGAATCACTTTCCATTCCAAGTCTACAAATTCCAGATTTGAATTTACTCAGTAAATTTGCCAAGAAGCATTCCTTATTATTTGCACTTGAAAATTCTTATTGCACACCTTTCCTTCATATGACTTCTGAATACGGTGCAGATTGTGTTGTCTATTCGGACTCCGTATATTTAGATGGACAAAGCCGATTATCCGCTGGAGTTATTATTGGAAAAAGAAAACTAATTGATAAAATTAGAAAATTCAGTA
This region of Leptospiraceae bacterium genomic DNA includes:
- a CDS encoding diguanylate cyclase gives rise to the protein MKLVIDKEKLKSIQDEKATEKKYTLLLVDDEPANIEALTMILEDTYNIIKAYTGDEALAFIKEDPNPSRIHLIISDQRMPGMSGVEFLKQTIAIIPRSIRMILTGFTDINDIIDSINEGKVYKFLTKPIEPKDLIISIQRALEAYELEKQNIILIEQLKEMNENLEKLVQERTEQLQESLTILQKQKEELEYLSNFQDTLVNELEVLSITDPLTGLANRRWLESFAKEECEKAFRKKDEISVIMLDIDHFKRYNDFYGHAMGDKCIKTVAEIIKKSIRPKTDLAARYGGEEFCCVLTKTGLEEAWKIAESMIQGLKAEAIPHEKSDTSSMVTISLGVYSALPTDEGAWKELILRADDYLYKAKTNGRNQVWYKE
- a CDS encoding PAS domain-containing protein, which gives rise to MKQQIKQFSNKILIYEEEPSVRNKIIHTLTAKGYFPEKVETVTDILLILKNDIPCLLILDLSGSEILSFLEKNDLSNELPILFLCKEFDLINSKEFPERVTDTIHKPIRAKELLYRVKNLINLNHTFHDLRKEKLELEIDMKVQRLIESELLEKENRLATILDSVEAFIYIKDTHYRYQYANKKVCDLFHQSLEDIINKDDYEFFDSETATNLRQNDRRIIDYGERIEEEEINTGKNGLITNAFLSVKLPLYKEDGTVYALSGISTEITKHKQAEDKLKRALAQLEEQHTQLKSTQAQLVQAEKMAGLGTLVAGVAHEVNNPTNYIFLSSKALERDLITFKEEVIQLMVGSESNVIKYFEDNFNKFQRSLSNILEGGERIRMIVQDLRSFSRLDEAEKKHASIYEILDSTLRIVKIQYKKEIKINMESFIDKSIECYPAQLGQVFLNVLINSCQAILQKKKDVNEVFAGRIKISVQSNYDTIEVIFDDNGCGMSDDVRKKIFEPFFTTKLIGQGTGLGMSISYGIIQKHNGQITVESEVNEGTKIMIRLPIGGI
- a CDS encoding cyclic nucleotide-binding domain-containing protein, which translates into the protein MMIVFFSKNEELGASIEKSLTENIFLDFEFVVSKEPGETLHFLEYIMPQFAIFDLDDIDFSTPKIFHTIAHDHWLSNTGIFGIKEDKSELGAIDFPFFYIFSPFEILTQMPKILSVLMRNENLLFRAGIIQDIGTKGLFVIQSEIDDVKAYAELIASNLANRGLIQTQKKYGVIFALNEMLINAIEHGNCEITTDEKKEWMLDDRKMRELVELKKKDPKIASRIVTLEYELLETKISITITDKGKGFDFKSFLNANLLEVKGYSGRGILMTKCFIDSITYHEPGNKVTLEISYDATNSKLPQGLENHKVIELSAGDFLFQKGDKSDGLYFIVKGEFEAWIDGKIVSILDSSDVFIGEMAFLLRHRRTATVKAKTISQVIFISARDWIDTIRKYPMYGVYLSRILARKLNNTSITVSSLKQI
- a CDS encoding 3'(2'),5'-bisphosphate nucleotidase CysQ; this encodes MISNKSKEFDLAISSVLSAGKIVREIYNSSFSVSWKAKDDPLTEADIQANKEIISQIQNQFPSDGILSEEITDNKARLEKSRVWIIDPIDGTREFVAKNPEFSISLGLAIDGKPVLGVVFNPITRELMSGIVGEGVSCNIVGEDLELDISQIQLSKIHFAENVDKPSVYVSRSEFYKYKLFDTNPYWNDNFILKPIGSIAYKLALTAAGLGDLSLSLKPKSEWDICAGIALILAAGGMVIDLKNQTDIPFNALLPRINGILGGNPFLVKRLIESDGKFFKDSLVDWN
- a CDS encoding response regulator, with amino-acid sequence MTKSNKKILLVEDEEILAYIQKKQLIQFGYHVTHVFSGESAVDLIQLEKEEFDLVLMDIDLGNGIDGTVAAELILKDADIPLLFLSSHTEPEIVEKTERITSYGYVVKHSGITVLDASIKMAFKLFEAKIKERQKETALQISEEKFYKIFQLSPIAISITKIATSEIVDVNKKFEILFDLKKEDIIGKTSLDLNLWEDPSAREKHIPKYIKDRILNNIELNFKDRHGKIIPSICSFFLMEIDKIDYSVSLIETKNEK
- a CDS encoding prepilin peptidase, with amino-acid sequence MLSIKFLFYFYGFIIAACFASFYTTLGERILKYFYSPLRKKYTFREKWKIIFTKPSACENCNTNVKAIHLTPILGYLFTSGKCKACGVEISPHYPWIEFIFGLLFCLFFYASGNLLFSFLLLPFFGHVLVSMITDYNKFSLDYENLPFIIFFGVTANYLFYNELPDLFDYAVLGGFIAFYILLWLIYPKGIGLGDVIFAPAFAFLCGHPYWMIFLNSSYILAVSWAFLSRKKGEAIRNMPIPMGFFFGLGLLISFLAKAFVIMNVEL
- a CDS encoding aminotransferase class I/II-fold pyridoxal phosphate-dependent enzyme, whose protein sequence is MKTFSTHVSGLDTSPIRKAFELAATLENPINLSIGQPHFPCPPNIIAAMNKAATDGKTAYTLTAGIPELKEALVKKYETVNHIKYATPSRLLVTSGISSALLLLFSALVNEGDECLIISPYFLMYPSMLKFHGAKTHTLDEKFTKEDTKKLKFQNLKLIIYSNPSNPTGYVMSKEQLELLAELAEANDAYLISDEIYELFDYDKKFLSVGSFYEKAITLSGFSKTYSMTGLRLASILASEEVIKVLTTLQQYTIVCAPSVTQWAGIEALKTDMSSYISEYKSNRDFVYESLKDYYPVDKSGGAFYFFLKVKGNDEDFVKRAVLEKKLIVVPGFIFNESHSYIRISFANTREKLALGMKALQELA
- a CDS encoding PLP-dependent transferase encodes the protein MSKNRFETKALHTVVKKKTDSKFDISTSYTEMRFPVFSETEIQKETYESYSEANSLFPNQNLLQRFCEIENFQDGIFCSSGNIAIYQTILALTNRGDHILISKTCSPLILKIVTNLKEKMGIKFSFLDLSKPQKWKSQINQKTRLLFIESLSIPSLQIPDLNLLSKFAKKHSLLFALENSYCTPFLHMTSEYGADCVVYSDSVYLDGQSRLSAGVIIGKRKLIDKIRKFSIEQESVILPFHSCLLERGLETLALRMEKHSTNALKVAEYLEGNSVFQKVVYPFLPSYPDYKIALKQMKFGGSMISFSMEGGVVRGRRFIECLKKFSNPSQASIRTTILHPVSTTHLTLPEKIRLQMGARSNLILLSVGLEHIDDILQEIEQAISDSKIVIKLYKKES